AACCATGTGACCACCGTAAGAGTTACCCTTCAAAGGTTCAACGCCGAACCTGTCCTCGAAGAATGTAGTGTTCTCCATGGTAGCGTAGAGAGCAATGGTAGAGGCGGAGAGGTAGACACCGTAAGCGACAccgaaagagaaaacttCGGCAAGATCCCAGGAGTCAGGGGTAGTAGAAGGAAGGACTCGGTCAAGAGAGAGGGTCATGATGGTACCGTCGTTGAGAACAGCAATGATCAGGACCATGAAGGGAGGGAAGTCAAATCTCCAGGCAAAGGCCATGATGGCGAAACAGAGAACGATACGGATGGTAACAGCACAAGCGTAGATGGCGTAGTTCCTCATACGCTGGAAGATAACTCGAGAACCGTAGATGGCGTGGACGATAGTAGAGAGACCGGGCTCAGTAAGGACAATGTCGGCAGCACCTCGGGCAGCGTCGGTGGCACCCTCGACAGCGATACCGACGTTGGCACGAGAAAGAGCAGGGGCATCGTTGGCACCGTCACCAGTCATGGCACAAAGGTGACCAAGGTTCTGGATACGCTTGACAATCTCGAACTTGTGCTCAGGGAAGACACCAGCGAAACCGTCGGCGTCCATGATCATCTCGTCAAGGTTGGCGTGCTTGCTACCAGCCTCGGGACCTTCCTTCAAAACCTTAGCAGGGTACATGTGGTCACCAAGACCAAGTCGTCGACCGGTTTCCTTAGCAATAGCAAGCTGGTCACCAGTAACCATCTTGACCTTGACACCGAGAGCCATAGCGTCGTCAATCGTCTTCTTGGTGTCCGATCGGGGAGGGTCGAAGATAGAAAGGAGACCGACAAGCTCGAAACCGTTGCCCTCAGCGGAGGGGTCATCACCAGCAACATCCTCGAAAGCGACAGCGAGAGCACGGAGACCACGTCGGGCAAACTCCTCAACATCGGCCTCAAGTTGGTCTTCAAGCTCGTTGGTCTTGTTACGGGTACAGATTTCAATGATGATACCAGTCATACCCTTGGTAGCACGCTTAAGCTTGCCACCGTCCATTTCGTCTCGGTAAGTGATCTCGGTACGCTTGTCAACCGGGTTGAAGGGTTTGAAGTCGAGGAGTTTAATACCAGCACGAGCTTGTTGAGGGTCAGGGAGGGTACCAACGACACAACCGTCAATGGCGTCCTGGTTCTCGGTACGGGAAGCATAGGCAGCGAGGAGACATACACCCTCAACGTCCCACTTGGAGTAGCACTTGACATTCTCCTTGTCAATGGTAAGCttgttggtggtgagaGTACCGGTCTTGTCGGAACAAAGGATGGTGACACCAGCAAGCTCTTCGATGGCAGTGATACGGGTAACGATAGCCTTGTGCTTGGCGAGCTGCTGGGCACCGACGGCAAGGGTGACGGACAAGACAGTAGGCATGGCAATGGGGATACCACCAATGAGCAAGACAAGGATGTTGTCAAGACCACGTCGGTAAGGGTATCGGAAGTCGGCGTAGAGAATCAAGATCTCGAGGAGGACAAAGATACCGATGGAGACGAGACAGAAAGTACCGATACGGGCAAGGACCTGCTGCAAGTGACCGACCTGGTCGTTGTCCTGACCGACGAGAGTAGCGGCACGACCGAAGAAAGTGTTGGGACCGGTGGCGATGACGATACCCTCGGCCTCACCTTGCTTACAGGTAGAACCAGAGAAACACTCGTCACCCTCATGCTTGCCGACGGGAAGAGACTCGCCAGTAAGAGCAGCCTGGTCCATGCTATATCGATTATCAGCGTATGCAATCGTGCTTGTGGAATATGAATACTTACGAAACATCAATGGCCTCAACCAATCGACAGTCAGAAGGGCAGACATCACCGTGCTTGAAAGCAATAAGGTCTCCGGGAACAAGCTCGGAAGactcaatctccttccatTGGCCGTCTCGCTTGACCCTAGCCTTAGGGGCAAGAGAGTCCATGAGAGCCTTGACAGCGTTACCAGCGTTACGCTCCTCAACGAAACCAATAGTAGAGTtaacaaaaagaagaaggatgataCCGACGAAATCTTGCCAGTCGGGGGGAGTACCACCACCGTTAGAAAGGGCGATGGCGACAAGGGCGGCACCCTCCATAACCCAGGAGAGAGGGTTCCACATGAAAGAAAGGaattggaggaggacgcTAAAGGAATGTTAGTGCATTGCATAGCAGGGGAGAGTCAAGTGATGCTTACTTTTCGGActtttcttcaagcttgttAGGGCCAAAAATACCGATACGGTCGGTGGCCTCAGCCTCGGTAAGACCGGCGTCGGTACATTGAAGGAGCTGGTAGACCTCCTCCATAACGACGTGCTCAATATCgaccttgtccttgtcgtACAAGTCGGCAGCAGTGAACTGGATCTGTGGGCGAAAATAGAGTTAGCGGCGAGAACCGAATCTGTGGAGTGGGGTGGTATGATTGTGgagcagaggaaaaggcTTGGCGGGGATGGAAATCTCACTTACGGTGTTCATGTCAACCTTGGCGTGGAGGTCACCCTCAGTCTTGTGCTCCATTTCCTTGTActctcgcttcttcctgGGCTCCTCGTCGGCTTCAGATGCCGCAGTCAGTCGTCGGCAAACAATAATCGTAACTGCGACAAAActcaccagcagcagcagcgggGACCTCCTCACCCTGCACCTTGTTCTCGAGGGAGGACTCCCTAGTATATAGTCAGCACAAAGAGACGCAAACATTGACAGAGCGATAAACATACTTGGTAGGAATCTCCTCGGTGTGACCGACTTTTTCGTGGTCAGACATGGTTGTATTAAATTATTAGGGGAGGGgggatatatatataaagaGAAAGAACGCTAAACTAAGAGTTGGAGTATATAAAAGGCGCCCCAGCTGGTGTCGTTAGCTGTTTGCGGATGGGCTGAAGGATGTTTGTAGGCTAGCTGCCAGAAGCGGATCAAGGAGTTCTGAGAATTAGATGGAGGATATATCAGAATC
This Cryptococcus neoformans var. neoformans JEC21 chromosome 14 sequence DNA region includes the following protein-coding sequences:
- a CDS encoding plasma membrane H(+)-ATPase 1; the encoded protein is MSDHEKVGHTEEIPTKESSLENKVQGEEVPAAAAADEEPRKKREYKEMEHKTEGDLHAKVDMNTIQFTAADLYDKDKVDIEHVVMEEVYQLLQCTDAGLTEAEATDRIGIFGPNKLEEKSENVLLQFLSFMWNPLSWVMEGAALVAIALSNGGGTPPDWQDFVGIILLLFVNSTIGFVEERNAGNAVKALMDSLAPKARVKRDGQWKEIESSELVPGDLIAFKHGDVCPSDCRLVEAIDVSMDQAALTGESLPVGKHEGDECFSGSTCKQGEAEGIVIATGPNTFFGRAATLVGQDNDQVGHLQQVLARIGTFCLVSIGIFVLLEILILYADFRYPYRRGLDNILVLLIGGIPIAMPTVLSVTLAVGAQQLAKHKAIVTRITAIEELAGVTILCSDKTGTLTTNKLTIDKENVKCYSKWDVEGVCLLAAYASRTENQDAIDGCVVGTLPDPQQARAGIKLLDFKPFNPVDKRTEITYRDEMDGGKLKRATKGMTGIIIEICTRNKTNELEDQLEADVEEFARRGLRALAVAFEDVAGDDPSAEGNGFELVGLLSIFDPPRSDTKKTIDDAMALGVKVKMVTGDQLAIAKETGRRLGLGDHMYPAKVLKEGPEAGSKHANLDEMIMDADGFAGVFPEHKFEIVKRIQNLGHLCAMTGDGANDAPALSRANVGIAVEGATDAARGAADIVLTEPGLSTIVHAIYGSRVIFQRMRNYAIYACAVTIRIVLCFAIMAFAWRFDFPPFMVLIIAVLNDGTIMTLSLDRVLPSTTPDSWDLAEVFSFGVAYGVYLSASTIALYATMENTTFFEDRFGVEPLKGNSYGGHMVIYLQVAIISQALIFVTRSHGPSWTERPSVALMLAFCLAQLVSSIIAAYADWSFSQVHSVSGGWIGIVWIWNIVWYFPLDGIKFIMKKTVIAALQRRKARKAGPAVADAALHRAPSRHESLYSNRTNFLTRAANRLRGGAKISMSQNELQRFSSIQAQQSGAALTRAHSRPAA